A genomic window from Helicobacter pylori includes:
- a CDS encoding class II aldolase and adducin N-terminal domain-containing protein has translation MNTHTRGIDSDLIRSLQSISLSMFRKGFFGLYQGSISARIGTNQFVINKRNAVFDQLNENTLLVLHDKIDYRWKEASLDSPIHASVYKEFLDAKFIVYARPPYSLAYSLRHNRLLPRDYLGYRSLGEEVTIFNPKDYDSWQERADTEILRQLQESKKYFVFIKGCGIFAYHRELSKLMEVFDLIENSCKVLRLGDLMDFCYNDDPRLSV, from the coding sequence ATGAACACACACACAAGAGGCATTGACAGCGATCTGATTCGTTCGCTCCAAAGCATTTCATTATCCATGTTTAGAAAGGGTTTTTTTGGGCTTTATCAAGGCTCCATTTCTGCACGCATTGGCACTAACCAGTTTGTGATCAATAAAAGAAACGCTGTTTTTGATCAATTGAATGAAAACACCCTACTAGTTTTGCATGACAAAATAGATTACCGCTGGAAAGAAGCAAGCTTAGATTCGCCTATCCATGCGAGCGTGTATAAGGAGTTTTTGGACGCTAAATTCATCGTTTATGCACGCCCTCCCTATAGTTTGGCGTATTCTTTACGCCATAACCGATTGCTCCCCAGAGATTATTTAGGGTATCGTTCTTTGGGCGAAGAAGTAACGATTTTTAACCCCAAAGATTATGACAGCTGGCAAGAAAGAGCGGATACGGAAATTTTACGCCAGTTGCAAGAGAGCAAAAAATATTTTGTTTTCATTAAAGGGTGCGGGATTTTTGCCTACCACAGAGAGCTTTCTAAACTCATGGAAGTCTTTGATTTGATTGAAAACTCATGCAAGGTTTTACGACTGGGCGATTTAATGGATTTTTGTTATAATGATGATCCACGATTGAGCGTGTAA
- a CDS encoding motility associated factor glycosyltransferase family protein, producing the protein MDIYQKNLQALFKKDPLLFAKLKAIKENKKYEVFLGNDSANFNLLDKETNTPLFEKSPLDSSLEQYKNSEICMLYPYLYYFGLGNGVFYRLLLGNGNLKRLVVVEPEIEIIFIVLNLLDFSTEILENRLILLHADFCNYNMIASLFDMDKKSRLYARMYDLKIFNAYYERYSSQMIEINQHFTRALEHGAISVGNDAKDALIGIKQHVANLPEVIQSPSLVDFVNTLKNRDTAIIVSTGPSLNKQLPLLKEIAPYATLFCIDASFPILAKAGIKPDIVLSLERVDLTAKFYEETPLDFQEGVIFALTSIVHKRLIKAIKKGVKQFSFRPFGYTNLFDLHQYGYVGIGMSAANMAYELVVHSRFKRCVFIGQDLSFSQSGNSHASGAIYGDREIKPKKDKDKIFIEKYGGNGEVETTLVWKLFLEFFEKDIFNTPYKLEVINATEGGARIKGTKEMPFKEVCEKIDKSQPKPPINLNYPTQLEQAKNLKTAKQKCEEMIAYAKEKKTQVEEVFLKVAEFLEKVEKLHEEKKLEELDFKELEHLSAAIDNIKELFDDKRFNAYFMDAIQSYIFHQELHIAEIVCKKTDNEDELRAKQLEYIYAHKYWLFSLAGGMDCVIEAIKMALKEW; encoded by the coding sequence ATGGACATTTATCAAAAAAACTTACAAGCCCTTTTTAAAAAAGACCCTCTCTTGTTCGCAAAGCTCAAAGCCATTAAAGAGAACAAAAAATACGAAGTGTTTTTAGGGAATGACAGCGCGAATTTCAACCTTTTAGACAAAGAAACAAACACCCCCCTATTTGAAAAAAGCCCGCTAGATTCAAGCTTGGAGCAATATAAAAATAGCGAAATTTGCATGCTTTATCCTTATTTGTATTATTTTGGCTTGGGTAATGGCGTGTTTTATCGCTTGCTTTTAGGCAATGGGAATTTAAAGCGCTTGGTGGTGGTTGAGCCTGAAATAGAGATCATTTTCATTGTGTTGAATCTTTTGGATTTTTCCACTGAGATTTTAGAAAACCGCTTGATTTTGTTGCATGCGGATTTTTGCAATTACAACATGATAGCTTCCTTGTTTGATATGGATAAAAAGTCTCGTTTATACGCAAGAATGTATGATTTAAAAATCTTTAATGCTTATTATGAACGCTATTCTAGTCAAATGATAGAAATCAACCAGCATTTCACGCGCGCTTTAGAGCATGGTGCAATTAGCGTGGGTAATGACGCTAAAGACGCACTGATAGGCATCAAACAGCATGTCGCTAATTTGCCTGAAGTCATTCAAAGCCCTAGTTTAGTGGATTTTGTGAACACTTTAAAAAACAGAGACACCGCCATTATTGTTTCAACCGGGCCTAGTTTGAACAAGCAACTCCCCCTTTTAAAAGAAATCGCTCCTTATGCGACGCTTTTTTGCATAGACGCTTCCTTCCCTATTTTAGCTAAAGCGGGTATCAAGCCTGATATTGTGCTGTCTTTAGAAAGGGTGGATTTAACGGCGAAATTTTATGAAGAAACGCCCCTAGATTTTCAAGAAGGCGTCATTTTTGCTTTAACCTCCATTGTGCATAAACGATTGATTAAAGCGATTAAAAAAGGGGTTAAGCAATTCAGTTTCCGCCCCTTTGGCTACACCAACCTTTTTGATTTGCACCAATATGGTTATGTGGGTATAGGCATGAGTGCAGCGAACATGGCGTATGAATTGGTGGTGCATTCTCGTTTTAAAAGATGCGTGTTTATTGGGCAGGATTTGAGCTTTTCACAAAGCGGTAACAGCCATGCCAGTGGGGCGATTTATGGCGATAGGGAGATCAAGCCTAAAAAGGATAAAGACAAGATTTTTATAGAAAAATATGGGGGTAATGGGGAAGTAGAAACCACTTTAGTGTGGAAACTTTTCTTAGAATTTTTTGAAAAAGATATTTTTAACACGCCCTATAAATTAGAAGTCATTAACGCTACTGAAGGGGGGGCTAGGATTAAAGGGACTAAAGAAATGCCTTTTAAAGAAGTGTGCGAAAAAATAGATAAATCTCAGCCAAAGCCCCCCATCAATCTAAACTATCCCACCCAATTAGAACAGGCTAAAAATCTAAAAACCGCTAAACAAAAATGCGAAGAAATGATCGCATACGCCAAAGAGAAAAAAACGCAAGTTGAAGAAGTGTTTTTAAAAGTGGCAGAGTTTTTAGAAAAAGTGGAAAAACTTCATGAAGAGAAAAAATTAGAAGAGCTGGATTTTAAAGAATTAGAACATTTGAGCGCTGCAATTGATAACATTAAAGAGCTTTTTGATGACAAGCGATTTAATGCGTATTTTATGGATGCAATACAATCTTATATTTTCCATCAAGAATTGCATATCGCTGAAATCGTGTGCAAGAAAACGGATAATGAAGACGAGTTAAGAGCCAAGCAATTAGAATACATTTATGCACACAAATATTGGCTTTTTAGTTTAGCGGGTGGGATGGATTGCGTGATAGAAGCGATTAAAATGGCTTTGAAAGAATGGTAA
- a CDS encoding flagellin B, translating into MSFRINTNIAALTSHAVGVQNNRDLSSSLEKLSSGLRINKAADDSSGMAIADSLRSQSANLGQAIRNANDAIGMVQTADKAMDEQIKILDTIKTKAVQAAQDGQTLESRRALQSDIQRLLEELDNIANTTSFNGQQMLSGSFSNKEFQIGAYSNTTVKASIGSTSSDKIGHVRMETSSFSGAGMLASAAAQNLTEVGLNFKQVNGVNDYKIETVRISTSAGTGIGALSEIINRFSNTLGVRASYNVMATGGTPVQSGTVRELTINGVEIGTVNDVHKNDADGRLTNAINSVKDRTGVEASLDIQGRINLHSIDGRAISVHAASASGQVFGGGNFAGISGTQHAVIGRLTLTRTDARDIIVSGVNFSHVGFHSAQGVAEYTVNLRAVRGIFDANVASAAGANANGAQAETNSQGIGAGVTSLKGAMIVMDMADSARTQLDKIRSDMGSVQMELVTTINNISVTQVNVKAAESQIRDVDFAEESANFSKYNILAQSGSFAMAQANAVQQNVLRLLQ; encoded by the coding sequence ATGAGTTTTAGGATAAATACCAATATCGCCGCTTTAACTTCTCATGCGGTAGGGGTTCAAAACAACAGAGACCTTTCAAGCTCGCTTGAAAAGTTAAGTTCAGGGCTTAGGATCAATAAAGCCGCTGATGATTCTAGTGGGATGGCGATTGCAGATAGCTTAAGGAGTCAAAGCGCGAATTTGGGTCAAGCGATCCGCAACGCTAATGACGCTATTGGTATGGTTCAAACCGCAGATAAAGCGATGGATGAGCAAATCAAAATTTTAGACACCATTAAAACCAAAGCCGTTCAAGCCGCTCAAGACGGGCAAACTTTAGAGAGTAGAAGAGCGCTCCAGAGCGATATTCAAAGGCTGTTAGAAGAATTGGATAATATCGCTAACACCACAAGCTTTAACGGCCAGCAAATGCTTTCAGGAAGTTTTTCTAATAAAGAATTTCAAATCGGCGCGTATTCTAACACCACGGTTAAGGCGTCTATTGGCTCAACGAGTTCGGATAAAATCGGGCATGTGCGCATGGAAACTTCTTCATTTAGTGGTGCAGGCATGTTGGCTAGCGCAGCGGCGCAAAACTTGACTGAAGTGGGCTTGAATTTCAAACAAGTCAATGGCGTGAATGATTATAAGATTGAAACCGTGCGCATTTCTACAAGTGCTGGCACGGGGATCGGGGCGTTGAGCGAGATTATCAACCGCTTTTCTAACACTCTAGGCGTTAGAGCGTCTTATAATGTCATGGCCACTGGCGGCACTCCTGTGCAATCAGGAACTGTTAGGGAACTTACCATTAATGGCGTAGAAATTGGAACGGTGAACGATGTGCATAAAAACGATGCTGATGGGAGGCTAACTAATGCCATCAACTCTGTCAAAGATCGCACCGGCGTGGAAGCGAGCTTGGACATTCAAGGGCGCATTAATTTGCACTCCATTGACGGGCGTGCGATTTCTGTGCATGCAGCGAGCGCGAGCGGTCAAGTTTTTGGGGGAGGGAATTTTGCAGGGATTTCTGGGACACAGCATGCGGTTATTGGGCGCTTGACTTTGACTAGAACCGACGCTAGGGATATTATTGTGAGCGGTGTGAATTTTAGCCATGTGGGCTTTCATTCCGCTCAAGGGGTGGCAGAATACACCGTGAATTTGAGAGCGGTTAGGGGCATTTTTGATGCGAATGTGGCTTCAGCGGCTGGAGCGAACGCTAATGGCGCGCAAGCAGAAACCAACTCTCAAGGCATAGGGGCTGGGGTTACAAGCCTTAAAGGGGCGATGATTGTGATGGATATGGCGGATTCTGCACGCACGCAATTAGACAAGATCCGCTCAGATATGGGGTCGGTGCAAATGGAATTGGTTACCACCATTAATAACATTTCTGTTACCCAAGTGAATGTTAAAGCGGCTGAATCTCAAATCAGAGATGTGGATTTTGCTGAAGAGAGCGCGAACTTTTCTAAATACAATATTTTGGCGCAAAGCGGGAGTTTTGCTATGGCGCAAGCCAATGCGGTGCAACAAAATGTTTTAAGGCTTTTACAATAA